The following coding sequences lie in one Lacerta agilis isolate rLacAgi1 chromosome 4, rLacAgi1.pri, whole genome shotgun sequence genomic window:
- the LOC117045041 gene encoding LOW QUALITY PROTEIN: zinc finger protein 135-like (The sequence of the model RefSeq protein was modified relative to this genomic sequence to represent the inferred CDS: substituted 1 base at 1 genomic stop codon): KKLYQCMECGKSFSQSSNLTSHQRIHTGEKPYQCVECGASFSQSAHLTSHQRIHTWEKPYQCFECGKSFSHSYSLTYHQRIHTGEKPYQCVECGKSFSKKYSLTSHQRIHTGEKPYQCVECGKSFSQIAHLTSHQRIHTGEKPYQCFECRKSFRNSSSLTSHQRIHTGEKPYQCFECGKSFTDSSSLTSHQRIHTGEKPYQCVECGKSFSRKDHLTSHQTIHTGEKPYQCFECGRGFSQSAHLTSHQRIHTGEKPYQCCFECGKSFSHSHSLTSHKRIHTGEKPYQCFERGKSFTESSKLTSHQRIHTRXKPYKCFECGKSFSQSSHLTSHQRIHKREKPYQCVV; the protein is encoded by the exons aagaaactctatcagtgcatggaatgtggaaagagcttcagtcagagctccaatctcacttcccatcagagaatccatacaggggagaaaccctatcagtgtgtggaatgtggagcgagcttcagtcaaagcgcccatctcacttcccatcaaagaattcatacgtgggagaaaccctatcagtgcttcgaatgtggaaagagcttcagtcatagctaCTCTCTCACTtatcatcaaagaattcatacaggggagaaaccctatcagtgcgtggaatgtggaaagagcttcagtaagaagtacagtctcacttcccatcaaagaattcacacaggggagaaaccctatcagtgcgtggaatgtggaaagagcttcagtcagatcGCCCATCTcacctcccatcaaagaattcatacaggggagaaaccatatcagtgcttcgaatgcaGAAAGAGCTTTAGgaatagctcctctctcacttcccatcaaagaattcatacaggggagaaaccctatcagtgcttcgaatgtggaaagagcttcactgatagctcctctctcacttcccatcaaagaattcacacaggggagaaaccctatcagtgcgtggaatgtggaaagagcttcagtaggaaagaccatctcacttcccatcaaacaattcacacaggggagaaaccctatcagtgcttcgaatgtggaaggggcttcagtcagagcgcccatctcacttcccatcaaagaattcatacaggggagaaaccttatcagtgt tgcttcgaatgtggaaagagttttagtcacagccacagtctcacttcccataaaagaattcatacaggggagaaaccatatcagtgctttgaacgtggaaagagcttcactgagagctccaaactcacttcccatcaaagaattcatacaaggtagaaaccatataagtgcttcgaatgtggaaagagcttcagtcagagctcccatctcacttcccatcaaagaattcataaaagagagaaaccctatcagtgtgtggtgTAG